In the Nitrospirales bacterium LBB_01 genome, one interval contains:
- a CDS encoding HDOD domain-containing protein → MPKKEDTIEILRKKLEDIKEFPAAAHTIKLITKQATSKSDATITELTDTILNDFALTNKILRIVNTAQYVRAQYGGKITTISRAVYILGLDHIRNAALSLMLFENIENKSLARELRSVMMGSFLGAIIAREVSKAIGRKDVEESFLCSMFFDLGKTLATYYMPDEAAKVAELFDRGGVAENSASLNVFGISYEKIGMLTGKDWHLSPQIIYCMQRLNEPVVVKPDTDADSIRTIVNFSSELCLAVKNASKGPDVWKKAIAKLLIKYKNCFSITEEQLMEILNKSYGELDTYGKDFNVNVGQIGLAKSLKDLLSNKNLLEETPDAAETAVKQNDYSSKNGVQMLEIKTNLFGRGDSPELIFSRGIQEVASSLLEEYSLNDVLRMILEIMFRGLNPLRIIISIKSPRENVMEGRFGFGENVSVIINNFRFFFGDMYRDVFSESLLNNSDILVDDVDDHRVTDRIPSWYKNLMDSETFMLFPVKVNKVPLGLIYIDKPIAGDLVVDQNTLRYLKTLRDQTILAIKQKYK, encoded by the coding sequence ATGCCTAAAAAAGAAGACACGATAGAAATACTAAGAAAGAAACTTGAGGATATAAAGGAGTTCCCAGCCGCAGCTCACACCATAAAACTAATCACCAAACAGGCCACATCTAAAAGTGACGCCACAATAACAGAGCTGACAGATACAATCCTTAACGATTTTGCCCTGACAAACAAAATCCTAAGAATCGTCAACACTGCACAATATGTAAGAGCACAGTACGGAGGGAAAATTACCACAATATCGCGGGCTGTATATATTTTAGGACTTGATCACATTCGTAATGCAGCGCTGTCTCTGATGCTGTTTGAAAATATTGAAAATAAGTCGCTTGCGCGGGAGTTAAGAAGCGTGATGATGGGGAGCTTCCTTGGCGCTATAATTGCCAGAGAGGTTTCTAAAGCCATAGGCAGGAAAGATGTCGAGGAGTCTTTCCTGTGTTCCATGTTTTTTGACTTGGGTAAAACACTGGCAACGTACTATATGCCGGATGAGGCAGCCAAAGTTGCAGAATTGTTTGACAGAGGCGGGGTGGCTGAAAACAGCGCATCACTGAATGTCTTTGGAATTTCTTATGAAAAAATAGGGATGCTTACAGGTAAGGATTGGCATCTTTCACCTCAGATAATTTACTGTATGCAGAGACTCAATGAGCCAGTAGTGGTCAAACCCGACACTGATGCTGATTCAATAAGAACCATCGTGAATTTTTCAAGTGAGCTGTGTCTTGCCGTAAAAAACGCCTCAAAGGGTCCTGATGTCTGGAAAAAAGCAATAGCAAAACTTCTGATCAAATACAAAAACTGCTTTTCCATTACTGAAGAACAGCTTATGGAAATCCTCAACAAATCATACGGCGAGCTGGACACTTACGGAAAGGATTTTAATGTAAATGTGGGGCAGATTGGTTTAGCAAAGTCACTAAAGGACCTGCTTTCCAATAAGAACCTTCTTGAGGAAACACCTGATGCAGCCGAGACGGCTGTAAAACAAAACGACTACAGCAGTAAAAACGGCGTTCAGATGCTTGAAATTAAAACAAACCTATTTGGCCGCGGTGACAGCCCTGAGCTAATATTTTCAAGAGGGATTCAGGAGGTTGCCTCATCGCTGCTTGAGGAGTATTCACTAAATGATGTGCTTAGAATGATTCTTGAAATCATGTTTAGAGGGCTTAATCCTCTGAGAATCATAATATCGATAAAGTCCCCAAGGGAAAACGTCATGGAGGGAAGATTTGGCTTTGGAGAAAACGTGTCTGTTATTATAAATAACTTCAGATTCTTCTTTGGAGATATGTACAGAGATGTTTTTAGCGAATCGCTGTTAAATAACTCCGACATCCTGGTAGATGATGTTGACGACCACAGAGTCACAGACCGGATACCAAGCTGGTACAAAAATCTTATGGATTCAGAAACATTTATGCTGTTTCCGGTAAAGGTTAACAAAGTGCCTCTTGGCCTTATCTACATTGATAAACCCATTGCCGGTGATTTAGTTGTCGATCAAAACACGCTCAGATACCTTAAAACACTGCGTGATCAAACAATTCTTGCAATTAAACAAAAATATAAGTGA
- a CDS encoding MjaI family restriction endonuclease — protein MAKEWILNSAMNRFQLNFKRNVGPTSESIRQCAPKQLDEWREYYLKNVRSKEHIESLGRKLYIKITEVIQSEVAEITEQDCIDYMMQLVIDRTFDGYMTEIKTVYGQLEKELRIKIEPAPDEWDRLYNVDFFIKVRDCHIGIQIKPVNHGIQLSQIFKEKDLQSKTHERFTRQYGGNVFYVFSSNIGDKKEIRNKEVIDEIRQEIERLEKQNSTL, from the coding sequence ATGGCTAAAGAATGGATTCTAAACAGCGCAATGAATCGTTTTCAATTAAATTTCAAACGCAATGTAGGACCAACCTCTGAAAGTATAAGACAGTGTGCGCCAAAACAGCTTGATGAGTGGCGTGAATACTACCTTAAAAACGTTCGTTCCAAAGAACATATTGAATCCCTCGGCAGAAAGCTCTATATCAAAATCACTGAAGTCATTCAGTCTGAAGTTGCAGAAATTACAGAGCAAGATTGTATTGATTACATGATGCAACTTGTCATTGACAGAACTTTTGACGGCTATATGACTGAAATCAAGACCGTTTATGGACAACTTGAAAAAGAACTCAGAATTAAAATAGAACCAGCTCCTGATGAGTGGGACAGGCTTTACAATGTTGATTTCTTCATTAAAGTCAGAGATTGTCATATTGGAATACAGATAAAGCCTGTGAACCATGGCATTCAGTTATCCCAGATATTTAAGGAAAAAGACTTACAAAGTAAGACCCATGAGAGATTTACCCGGCAATATGGTGGCAACGTCTTTTATGTCTTTTCATCAAACATTGGCGATAAAAAAGAAATTAGAAACAAAGAAGTAATTGATGAAATACGACAAGAGATAGAACGTCTTGAAAAACAAAATTCTACCCTATAA
- a CDS encoding site-specific DNA-methyltransferase has product MIVKTLHRIIHGDSRQMTLLTDNSVHLVITSPPYWQLKDYGTDNQIGFHESYESYINNLNLVWKECYRVLHPGCRLCINIGDQFARSVYYGRYKVIPIRTEVIKFCESIGFDYMGAVIWQKVTTCNTTGGATIMGSFPYPRNGILKLDYEFILLFKKHGAAPAPTKEQKELSIITKDDWNAYFSGHWYFTGAKQDGHIAVFPEELPVRLIKMFSFSGETVLDPFLGSGTTTLAARNFGRCSVGYEINLEFIPIIKDKLKPGQLNLTNAEYVFLEDRIIADQNSEIEKLPYIFKDPHKLDKKIDPKKLQFGSKIDKHSGDRENYYSVLGVISPELVRLNNDLVVRLIGVKEKKIANGQAVKYLLEKTKGQKVFMKFDHRKYDDQNNLLCYLYLRNKTFINAHIIKEGLVDVDVDSNFKYRDKFLKLGGQNG; this is encoded by the coding sequence ATGATAGTTAAAACTCTTCATAGGATAATTCACGGCGACAGCAGGCAAATGACTCTTTTGACGGATAACTCAGTCCATTTGGTCATTACATCTCCCCCGTATTGGCAATTAAAAGATTATGGAACTGATAATCAAATAGGCTTTCATGAAAGCTACGAAAGCTATATCAATAACCTAAATCTTGTCTGGAAAGAGTGTTACAGAGTATTACATCCAGGTTGTCGGCTTTGCATCAATATTGGTGATCAATTCGCACGCTCAGTGTATTATGGGCGGTATAAAGTGATACCAATAAGAACAGAAGTTATAAAATTCTGTGAAAGTATTGGATTTGACTATATGGGGGCTGTCATTTGGCAGAAGGTCACCACGTGCAACACTACTGGCGGGGCTACGATAATGGGCAGTTTCCCATATCCTAGAAATGGCATTTTAAAACTTGATTATGAATTTATTCTGCTTTTTAAAAAACATGGTGCTGCACCAGCTCCGACTAAAGAACAAAAGGAACTTTCAATAATAACAAAAGACGATTGGAACGCTTATTTCTCAGGGCACTGGTACTTTACAGGGGCGAAGCAGGATGGGCACATTGCTGTGTTTCCAGAGGAATTGCCTGTCCGATTGATAAAAATGTTTTCTTTTTCCGGAGAAACGGTTTTGGACCCATTCCTTGGCAGTGGCACAACTACACTTGCCGCCCGTAACTTTGGCCGTTGTTCGGTTGGCTATGAAATCAACTTGGAATTTATTCCAATAATTAAAGATAAGCTAAAACCTGGACAATTAAACCTTACAAATGCTGAGTATGTTTTTTTAGAAGATAGAATTATAGCTGACCAAAATAGTGAGATTGAAAAATTGCCCTATATTTTTAAAGACCCTCATAAACTCGATAAGAAAATAGACCCTAAGAAGCTTCAATTCGGTTCAAAAATTGACAAACACAGTGGTGACAGAGAAAACTACTATTCTGTCTTAGGAGTAATCAGCCCTGAGTTGGTGAGGCTTAATAACGATTTGGTTGTTCGTCTCATCGGAGTAAAAGAAAAAAAAATTGCCAATGGACAGGCGGTTAAATATCTGCTTGAAAAAACAAAGGGGCAAAAGGTGTTTATGAAATTTGATCATCGAAAATATGATGATCAAAATAATTTGCTTTGCTATCTATACCTGAGAAACAAGACATTCATAAATGCTCACATTATCAAAGAGGGATTAGTTGATGTAGATGTAGATTCTAACTTTAAATACAGGGACAAGTTTCTTAAGCTGGGAGGGCAAAATGGCTAA
- a CDS encoding nucleotidyltransferase, with translation MRLDLSSFKMAITSMQQALDVLKPDSISQFNEATQSVIKAGVIQNFEFTYELSHKILKRYLVKTLPNPSDVDEMSFADMIRTGSELGLLASGWDVWKKYRAARAITSHTYDEDKADVVLSITYEFLQEAQYLLAQLERRNTGAD, from the coding sequence ATGAGATTAGATTTAAGCAGTTTTAAAATGGCAATAACCTCTATGCAGCAGGCTTTAGATGTATTAAAGCCTGACAGCATTTCTCAGTTTAATGAGGCAACACAGAGCGTCATTAAAGCAGGGGTCATACAAAACTTTGAGTTTACTTATGAATTATCTCATAAAATACTTAAGCGATACCTCGTAAAAACCTTGCCAAACCCCTCAGATGTTGACGAGATGTCTTTTGCTGACATGATTCGTACAGGCTCTGAACTTGGGCTATTGGCAAGTGGGTGGGATGTTTGGAAAAAATACAGAGCAGCCCGAGCAATCACCAGTCACACGTATGATGAGGATAAAGCCGATGTTGTACTAAGTATAACTTACGAATTTTTACAAGAAGCGCAGTACTTACTTGCTCAACTGGAGAGACGCAATACCGGAGCCGATTGA
- the kdsA gene encoding 3-deoxy-8-phosphooctulonate synthase — MDLYDKIRAGFFVIAGPCVIESRELAMSAAFELKEICAALGITFIYKSSYDKANRTSINSFRGAGPSEHGLQILNDIREKYNVAVLTDIHSAEEAAIASEVVDIIQIPALLSRQTDIIIAASNTGKTVNIKKGQFMAPWDVKNVVAKFTSTGNTKLLITERGTTFGYGNLVVDFRGIPIMKQYGHPVVFDATHSVQLPGGLGNASGGERKYVPTLARAGVAAGCDGLFMEVHPEPDKALCDGPNMINFETAKSVLKVSKSIYDLINSKSS; from the coding sequence ATGGACTTATACGATAAGATTCGGGCTGGGTTTTTTGTGATAGCAGGTCCCTGTGTGATAGAAAGCCGGGAGCTTGCCATGTCGGCGGCATTTGAGCTTAAGGAAATCTGTGCCGCACTCGGAATAACATTCATCTATAAAAGCTCCTACGACAAGGCAAACCGAACCTCTATAAATAGTTTCAGAGGAGCTGGGCCGTCAGAGCACGGTCTTCAAATATTAAACGACATAAGAGAAAAATACAATGTTGCTGTTTTAACAGATATACACTCTGCGGAGGAGGCAGCAATTGCGTCTGAGGTAGTGGATATAATCCAGATTCCGGCGCTTCTATCCAGACAAACGGATATAATCATAGCAGCCTCAAACACGGGGAAAACCGTAAATATCAAAAAAGGGCAGTTTATGGCCCCATGGGACGTTAAAAATGTTGTCGCGAAATTTACGTCAACCGGAAACACCAAACTTCTTATAACCGAACGCGGCACCACATTTGGCTATGGCAATCTGGTGGTGGATTTCAGAGGGATTCCTATAATGAAGCAGTATGGGCATCCGGTGGTGTTTGATGCTACCCACAGTGTGCAGCTTCCGGGCGGGCTGGGGAATGCCTCAGGAGGAGAGCGTAAATATGTTCCCACACTGGCAAGGGCAGGGGTTGCGGCAGGATGTGACGGACTTTTTATGGAGGTACACCCGGAACCGGATAAGGCCCTCTGTGACGGCCCTAATATGATTAATTTTGAAACCGCTAAATCTGTGCTTAAAGTTTCAAAGTCAATATACGACCTGATTAATTCTAAGTCATCTTAA
- a CDS encoding nucleotidyltransferase domain-containing protein, with amino-acid sequence MPEPIDISPDDLKTVKAILTQFTPIREVRVFGSRVNRTAKRFSDLDLVVMGDEPLSLSVLADLQTALSESPLPFKVDVVDYAKTNENFRLIIEQESVVLLF; translated from the coding sequence ATACCGGAGCCGATTGATATAAGCCCTGACGACCTTAAAACTGTTAAGGCAATACTTACCCAATTTACGCCGATAAGGGAGGTTCGTGTCTTTGGCTCGCGGGTTAATCGGACTGCTAAGAGATTTTCAGACCTTGACCTTGTCGTAATGGGGGATGAACCTCTCTCTCTTTCAGTATTGGCCGACCTGCAAACTGCTCTCAGCGAATCCCCCCTGCCCTTCAAGGTTGATGTGGTGGACTACGCTAAAACAAATGAAAACTTTCGGCTAATTATAGAGCAAGAATCTGTGGTGCTCCTGTTTTAA
- a CDS encoding response regulator: protein MRILIAEDDFTSRTLLRNFLSSYGEVDVTVNGAEAVEAYVMAIDEGYRYDLICLDIMMPEMDGVSALQKIRTKEKAMGITPDEEVKIVMTTSLDAPKDVLDSYYRGLNRCNHYLTKPIDTRKLSALLESYGLVK, encoded by the coding sequence ATGAGGATACTGATAGCGGAAGATGATTTTACAAGCCGCACACTGCTGCGAAATTTCCTGTCATCTTATGGTGAGGTGGATGTTACTGTAAACGGAGCCGAGGCAGTGGAGGCTTATGTAATGGCAATAGATGAAGGCTACAGATACGACCTTATATGTCTTGACATTATGATGCCTGAGATGGACGGCGTGTCTGCGTTGCAAAAAATCCGGACTAAAGAAAAAGCTATGGGAATAACACCTGATGAAGAGGTGAAAATTGTCATGACTACATCTTTGGATGCTCCTAAAGACGTGCTTGACTCCTACTACCGCGGTTTAAACAGATGTAATCACTATCTCACAAAACCGATTGACACACGTAAGCTGTCTGCTTTGCTTGAAAGTTACGGCCTGGTTAAATGA
- a CDS encoding NUDIX domain-containing protein, protein MNDVGEELLEVVTPDGDIIGKALRKEVHGNNTLLHRVVHVFVFNSAGDLLLQQRALNKDVAPGKWDTSVGGHVDFGETIEAAMKREMEEELGIKSGKKAPVFLYKYIHSNAFESELVYSYSFTYDGQIAFNKEEIESVKFYPIAEIEEKLGTELFSDNFEHEFQQFLRYKG, encoded by the coding sequence ATGAACGATGTTGGAGAAGAGCTGCTTGAAGTTGTAACCCCAGATGGCGATATAATCGGAAAAGCGCTCCGCAAAGAGGTTCACGGCAATAACACACTTTTGCACCGCGTGGTGCATGTGTTTGTGTTTAACAGCGCAGGAGACCTGCTTCTTCAACAAAGAGCACTAAATAAAGACGTGGCTCCGGGCAAATGGGACACATCAGTAGGAGGTCACGTTGATTTTGGCGAGACCATAGAAGCTGCAATGAAAAGAGAAATGGAGGAGGAACTGGGAATCAAATCCGGTAAAAAAGCCCCAGTGTTCCTCTATAAATACATTCACTCAAACGCTTTTGAATCTGAACTTGTATATTCGTATTCTTTCACTTATGACGGACAAATTGCATTTAATAAAGAAGAGATAGAATCGGTAAAATTCTACCCGATAGCAGAGATTGAGGAAAAACTTGGCACAGAGCTATTTAGCGATAATTTTGAACATGAGTTTCAACAATTTTTGAGATATAAGGGATAA
- a CDS encoding HDOD domain-containing protein translates to MLQKDVDIRQAEEIVKGIGIPVQSTIVNNLYREIKQTTPDIRKIVSLTSKDVGLSASILKIANSSFFGGGGISSIDYALNIVGLTSFFNIVVSSIFLNTYKEITDKHIFAKFWNHSMFVAKTMSLIAKQTKNIDENDAYITGLFHDCAIPLFLKKYSDYNTAPALGNDADITGKEDEKYQTNHCMAGFILTTSWRMPDVVSRVISSHHTMDILSHKKLYVRKVASCAFLAEHLVINYGGLQDGATSEVQGKIASGSESLEDMVRDNPGWEPLFTELGIAGADLAYIRRELQDTPETSDV, encoded by the coding sequence ATGTTGCAAAAAGATGTTGATATAAGGCAGGCAGAGGAGATAGTAAAAGGGATTGGTATTCCCGTTCAGTCAACTATAGTCAATAACTTATATAGGGAAATCAAACAAACGACTCCAGATATAAGAAAAATCGTATCATTAACAAGCAAAGACGTGGGGCTTTCCGCATCAATACTAAAAATAGCTAACTCATCCTTCTTTGGCGGCGGTGGAATCAGCTCGATAGACTATGCACTAAATATTGTTGGTTTAACCAGTTTTTTCAACATAGTCGTATCATCTATTTTTCTCAATACGTACAAAGAAATTACAGACAAACACATATTCGCTAAGTTTTGGAATCACTCTATGTTTGTCGCTAAAACAATGAGTCTGATAGCAAAACAAACAAAAAACATAGATGAAAATGACGCCTATATTACAGGACTGTTCCATGATTGCGCCATTCCTTTGTTTTTAAAGAAATATAGCGATTATAATACTGCGCCTGCACTTGGCAATGATGCAGACATAACAGGTAAAGAAGATGAAAAGTACCAGACAAATCACTGCATGGCAGGGTTTATCTTGACAACTTCATGGCGGATGCCTGACGTTGTAAGCCGTGTTATAAGCAGCCACCATACTATGGATATATTATCCCATAAAAAACTATACGTCAGAAAAGTTGCCTCATGTGCTTTCCTTGCCGAGCACCTCGTCATCAATTACGGTGGTCTTCAAGACGGTGCAACATCAGAAGTGCAGGGCAAGATCGCTTCGGGGAGTGAGTCTTTAGAAGATATGGTCAGAGATAATCCCGGGTGGGAACCTTTATTTACAGAACTTGGAATTGCTGGAGCTGATTTGGCATACATCCGGCGTGAATTACAAGATACCCCTGAAACATCCGATGTATGA